Proteins encoded together in one Miscanthus floridulus cultivar M001 chromosome 16, ASM1932011v1, whole genome shotgun sequence window:
- the LOC136512127 gene encoding probable WRKY transcription factor 26 isoform X1, producing the protein MASSTGSLEHGGFTFTPPPFITSFTELLSGAGDMLGAGGADQERSPRGLFHRGARGGSGVGVPKFKSAQPPSLPISPPPMSPSSYFAIPAGLSPAELLDSPVLLHSSANILASPTTGAIPAQRFDWKQAADLIASQQDDSRAAAIGGFNDFSFHTATSNAMPAQTTAFPSFKQEQQQQQVEAAATNKQSVVVASSNKAASSGGGNSNTKLEDGYNWRKYGQKQVKGSENPRSYYKCTYHSCSMKKKVERSLADGHITQIVYKGVHNHPKPLSTRRNSSGGAAAAEEQQAAANSLSAAAAGCGPEQSGATAENSSVTFGDDEAENASQRSDGDEPDAKRWKEDGENEGSSGGAGGKPVREPRLVVQTLSDIDILDDGFRWRKYGQKVVKGNPNPRSYYKCTTVGCPVRKHVERASHDTRAVITTYEGKHNHDVPVGRGAASRAAAAAVAPTGSGSALMAAGGQLGQQQLQQQQPYTLEMLSGGAYGGGGGYAAKDEPRDDLFVDSLLC; encoded by the exons ATGGCGTCCTCGACGGGGAGCTTGGAGCACGGGGGTTTCACGTTCACGCCGCCGCCTTTCATCACCTCGTTCACGGAGCTGCTCTCCGGGGCAGGGGACATGCTAGGAGCCGGCGGCGCAGACCAGGAGCGGTCGCCGAGGGGGCTGTTCCACCGCGGCGCCAGGGGCGGCAGCGGCGTGGGCGTGCCCAAGTTCAAGTCCGCGCAGCCGCCCAGCCTGCCCATCTCGCCGCCGCCGATGTCGCCGTCCTCCTACTTCGCCATCCCGGCCGGGCTCAGCCCCGCCGAGCTGCTCGACTCGCCCGTCCTGCTCCACTCTTCTGCTAACATCTTGGCGTCTCCCACCACCGGCGCCATCCCGGCGCAGAGGTTCGACTGGAAGCAGGCCGCCGATCTGATCGCATCTCAGCAAGACGACAGCCGGGCTGCCGCCATCGGTGGCTTCAACGACTTCTCCTTCCACACGGCCACCTCCAACGCCATGCCCGCGCAGACCACGGCCTTCCCTTCCTTCAAG CaggaacagcagcagcagcaagtcgAAGCCGCAGCAACCAATAAGCAGAGCGTCGTCGTGGCGTCGAGCAACAAGGCGGCGAGCAGCGGTGGCGGGAACAGCAACACCAAGCTGGAGGACGGTTACAACTGGCGCAAGTACGGGCAGAAGCAGGTGAAGGGGAGCGAGAACCCGCGCAGCTACTACAAGTGCACGTACCACAGCTGCTCcatgaagaagaaggtggagcggTCCCTGGCCGACGGCCACATCACGCAGATCGTGTACAAGGGCGTGCACAACCACCCCAAGCCGCTGTCCACGCGCCGCAACTCCTccggcggcgccgcggcggcggaggagcagcAGGCCGCCGCCAACAGCCTctccgccgcggcggcgggcTGCGGGCCGGAGCAATCCGGCGCCACCGCCGAGAACTCGTCCGTCACCTTCGGCGACGACGAGGCGGAGAACGCGTCGCAGCGGAGCGACGGCGACGAGCCCGACGCCAAGCGCTG GAAGGAGGATGGTGAGAACGAGGGCAGCTctggcggcgccggcggcaagccgGTGCGCGAGCCCCGGCTGGTGGTGCAGACGCTGAGCGACATCGACATCCTGGACGACGGGTTCCGGTGGCGCAAGTACGGGCAGAAGGTGGTGAAGGGGAACCCGAACCCGCGGAGCTACTacaagtgcaccacggtggggTGCCCCGTGCGGAAGCACGTGGAGCGCGCGTCCCACGACACGCGCGCCGTGATCACCACGTACGAGGGCAAGCACAACCACGACGTGCCCGTGGGCCGTGGCGCCGCCagccgcgcggcggcggcggcggtggcgccgacGGGCTCCGGGTCAGCCTTGATGGCCGCCGGTGGCCAGCTGGGCCaacagcagctgcagcagcagcagccctacACCCTGGAGATGCTGAGCGGCGGAGcatacggcggcggcggcggctacgcGGCCAAGGACGAGCCGCGGGACGACCTGTTCGTCGACTCGCTCCTCTGCTAG
- the LOC136512127 gene encoding probable WRKY transcription factor 26 isoform X2 has translation MASSTGSLEHGGFTFTPPPFITSFTELLSGAGDMLGAGGADQERSPRGLFHRGARGGSGVGVPKFKSAQPPSLPISPPPMSPSSYFAIPAGLSPAELLDSPVLLHSSANILASPTTGAIPAQRFDWKQAADLIASQQDDSRAAAIGGFNDFSFHTATSNAMPAQTTAFPSFKEQQQQQVEAAATNKQSVVVASSNKAASSGGGNSNTKLEDGYNWRKYGQKQVKGSENPRSYYKCTYHSCSMKKKVERSLADGHITQIVYKGVHNHPKPLSTRRNSSGGAAAAEEQQAAANSLSAAAAGCGPEQSGATAENSSVTFGDDEAENASQRSDGDEPDAKRWKEDGENEGSSGGAGGKPVREPRLVVQTLSDIDILDDGFRWRKYGQKVVKGNPNPRSYYKCTTVGCPVRKHVERASHDTRAVITTYEGKHNHDVPVGRGAASRAAAAAVAPTGSGSALMAAGGQLGQQQLQQQQPYTLEMLSGGAYGGGGGYAAKDEPRDDLFVDSLLC, from the exons ATGGCGTCCTCGACGGGGAGCTTGGAGCACGGGGGTTTCACGTTCACGCCGCCGCCTTTCATCACCTCGTTCACGGAGCTGCTCTCCGGGGCAGGGGACATGCTAGGAGCCGGCGGCGCAGACCAGGAGCGGTCGCCGAGGGGGCTGTTCCACCGCGGCGCCAGGGGCGGCAGCGGCGTGGGCGTGCCCAAGTTCAAGTCCGCGCAGCCGCCCAGCCTGCCCATCTCGCCGCCGCCGATGTCGCCGTCCTCCTACTTCGCCATCCCGGCCGGGCTCAGCCCCGCCGAGCTGCTCGACTCGCCCGTCCTGCTCCACTCTTCTGCTAACATCTTGGCGTCTCCCACCACCGGCGCCATCCCGGCGCAGAGGTTCGACTGGAAGCAGGCCGCCGATCTGATCGCATCTCAGCAAGACGACAGCCGGGCTGCCGCCATCGGTGGCTTCAACGACTTCTCCTTCCACACGGCCACCTCCAACGCCATGCCCGCGCAGACCACGGCCTTCCCTTCCTTCAAG gaacagcagcagcagcaagtcgAAGCCGCAGCAACCAATAAGCAGAGCGTCGTCGTGGCGTCGAGCAACAAGGCGGCGAGCAGCGGTGGCGGGAACAGCAACACCAAGCTGGAGGACGGTTACAACTGGCGCAAGTACGGGCAGAAGCAGGTGAAGGGGAGCGAGAACCCGCGCAGCTACTACAAGTGCACGTACCACAGCTGCTCcatgaagaagaaggtggagcggTCCCTGGCCGACGGCCACATCACGCAGATCGTGTACAAGGGCGTGCACAACCACCCCAAGCCGCTGTCCACGCGCCGCAACTCCTccggcggcgccgcggcggcggaggagcagcAGGCCGCCGCCAACAGCCTctccgccgcggcggcgggcTGCGGGCCGGAGCAATCCGGCGCCACCGCCGAGAACTCGTCCGTCACCTTCGGCGACGACGAGGCGGAGAACGCGTCGCAGCGGAGCGACGGCGACGAGCCCGACGCCAAGCGCTG GAAGGAGGATGGTGAGAACGAGGGCAGCTctggcggcgccggcggcaagccgGTGCGCGAGCCCCGGCTGGTGGTGCAGACGCTGAGCGACATCGACATCCTGGACGACGGGTTCCGGTGGCGCAAGTACGGGCAGAAGGTGGTGAAGGGGAACCCGAACCCGCGGAGCTACTacaagtgcaccacggtggggTGCCCCGTGCGGAAGCACGTGGAGCGCGCGTCCCACGACACGCGCGCCGTGATCACCACGTACGAGGGCAAGCACAACCACGACGTGCCCGTGGGCCGTGGCGCCGCCagccgcgcggcggcggcggcggtggcgccgacGGGCTCCGGGTCAGCCTTGATGGCCGCCGGTGGCCAGCTGGGCCaacagcagctgcagcagcagcagccctacACCCTGGAGATGCTGAGCGGCGGAGcatacggcggcggcggcggctacgcGGCCAAGGACGAGCCGCGGGACGACCTGTTCGTCGACTCGCTCCTCTGCTAG